The following are encoded in a window of Clostridium thermarum genomic DNA:
- a CDS encoding ABC transporter substrate-binding protein — MKKVLKKLTLSVAVAMTLTSVLGGCGKKEKDPVSTNEPEKLSEVALKMYLLGDKPKDFDLVYGEVNKLMKEKINATLDVQFIPWGDVNTRYPLLFSSGEEFDLIFTASGWCFYNQIATRNGFYEITEEMLSNYAPNTWEKQPKVAWEQARVNGKIYMVPNDQNEYAYNVIGIRGDLREKHGIGEIKSEADFERYLDAVAKNEKDIVPIVNGGGQNLQWPYEIEGRNLTLVKGTGSEPLFVYDVNNQNGKIISMVETEEYVDYVTKMKEFADKGYWSKNSIVSKETRDDAFKSGKAAAMVWNLGSVANAVSTMNQAHPEWKAEVVDINPGAKKLINVYTNNGMAINATSKNPERALMAIDLLRYDRDIYDLTNYGIKGTHWEPVGEDKYKTLEATGNFPAGGVCPWGWHTPLNRRDVDEPAVVQKFTDLWAKNDTVHNPLETFSFDDSNVKNEMAAINSVVSQYGLPLNLGMVDVSSGVATYRQKLKEAGLDKVLQEVQAQADEFMKNHK, encoded by the coding sequence ATGAAAAAGGTACTGAAAAAACTTACTTTATCAGTAGCTGTGGCTATGACTTTGACATCAGTGCTGGGCGGATGTGGTAAAAAGGAAAAGGATCCTGTATCTACAAATGAACCTGAAAAATTAAGCGAAGTTGCCCTTAAGATGTACTTACTTGGAGACAAGCCAAAGGATTTTGATTTGGTTTATGGTGAAGTAAACAAGTTGATGAAAGAAAAAATAAACGCAACATTAGATGTACAATTCATACCTTGGGGAGATGTGAATACAAGATATCCTTTACTATTCTCATCAGGTGAAGAATTTGATCTAATATTCACAGCAAGCGGATGGTGTTTCTATAATCAGATAGCTACTAGAAACGGTTTCTATGAAATAACTGAGGAAATGCTTTCAAACTATGCGCCAAATACTTGGGAGAAGCAACCTAAAGTTGCATGGGAACAAGCTAGAGTTAATGGAAAGATATATATGGTTCCTAATGATCAGAACGAATATGCATATAACGTTATAGGTATCAGAGGAGACCTAAGGGAAAAGCACGGAATTGGTGAAATCAAGAGTGAAGCAGATTTTGAAAGGTACCTTGATGCCGTTGCAAAAAATGAGAAAGACATAGTACCTATAGTAAATGGGGGAGGCCAGAACCTTCAATGGCCATATGAAATAGAAGGAAGAAATCTTACTTTGGTAAAAGGAACAGGATCAGAGCCTCTATTCGTATACGATGTAAACAATCAAAACGGAAAAATTATTTCAATGGTGGAAACGGAAGAATATGTTGACTACGTCACAAAGATGAAGGAATTCGCAGATAAGGGATATTGGTCTAAGAACTCAATCGTTAGCAAAGAAACAAGAGATGATGCATTTAAATCAGGTAAGGCTGCTGCCATGGTTTGGAATCTAGGATCTGTAGCCAATGCTGTTTCTACTATGAACCAAGCACATCCGGAATGGAAAGCAGAAGTTGTTGATATAAATCCTGGTGCAAAAAAATTAATAAACGTTTATACAAACAACGGTATGGCTATAAATGCAACTTCAAAAAATCCAGAAAGAGCCCTAATGGCTATAGACTTATTGAGATATGACAGAGACATATATGACTTAACTAACTATGGAATAAAGGGCACACATTGGGAACCGGTTGGCGAAGACAAGTATAAGACTTTAGAGGCTACCGGAAACTTCCCGGCAGGTGGAGTTTGTCCATGGGGATGGCATACACCCTTGAATCGTAGAGATGTAGACGAACCAGCAGTTGTTCAGAAGTTCACGGATTTATGGGCAAAAAATGATACAGTGCACAATCCATTAGAAACTTTTTCCTTCGATGATAGCAATGTGAAAAATGAAATGGCTGCAATTAACAGCGTAGTGTCTCAGTACGGACTTCCTCTTAACCTTGGTATGGTAGATGTAAGCAGCGGAGTTGCTACTTATAGGCAAAAGCTAAAAGAAGCCGGTCTTGATAAAGTATTACAAGAAGTTCAAGCTCAGGCTGATGAGTTTATGAAGAACCATAAGTAA
- a CDS encoding glycosyl hydrolase 53 family protein — protein MKNYNKSYKLLILILTFCMLVSSFSGAKAVRADESRNLVQNPSFESEVLYEHWTFSATPVDAAAIKGGEAAKTGDNTLWYWDDVDFSFTLSQTITGIENGRYSLSAYTQGGTNQETCTLFAKGYGGEELTARSKEKGWKDWNHVVINDILVTNNTITIGVYGNGKSGEWGTVDDFQLIKVGDLAQFTVRPVTVYTNIAEMPVLPQKVTITRNDGTSEDVAVTWRDIDEASLAEAGSFELNGTIAGTEVKAKAKIIVIEPLNIPAIENLPENFIKGMDISMLKQVEDNGGKFYENGIEKDPLLIFKEHGVNWVRLRIWNNPAGKGGGENDLATTIELSKRAKALGFKLLLDFHYSDFWTDPGKQNKPEAWKNLTGEDLENAVYSYTKDVITALKSENSLPEMVQIGNEINGGMLWPDGKNWGEDSGGFDGLAKLLNSGIKGVKDSLKQGENVKIMLHLADGGKNHTFRWFFDEITERGVEFDVIGLSFYPYWHGTPEELIYNANDISKRYNKEVVIAETAYAYTLEDGDEHGNIFGLDQQEEGGYPASLQGQATMVRTMMNAMAQVPDGKGLGIFYWEGAWIPVNGAGWQAGEGNAWENQAFFDFEGNTLPSLDVFNAVSTNKNIAPIIIQMEKVSLTTEAGTNPASLLPSAIKTVYSDGNSYKKEVTWEEIEASKYSKEGRFTVSGYLADSDIKVTAEIEVIAKQEVSYVLNPGFETDLSNWILEGTGADISSNDRHSGSKTLHYWSDAAFSFTVSQNITGLENGIYKLSAFAQGGEGENSAFIFAKNYGGEELRAKYKTKGWNEWQTPVIENIKITNGTITIGASVDGNAGNWGAIDDFKLVKVGELPRTIVAIDAVNITTDEGIAPVLPEKVKAKFSDNTTEEVSVTWNSINQVLYINAGSFTIKGIVDFYGIEAEAHIVVIGKEAGTNTDEVSNVDEKTYTDAEEPKPQEPSHTAENNKGDKPVSDETDKPAEGTGYVTETPKTEEAKTETAKGQLPKTGFLLDQTLLMIIGFSILTSGLALTVRKRRYSNK, from the coding sequence ATGAAAAATTACAATAAATCATACAAACTACTTATACTTATATTAACATTTTGTATGTTGGTTTCATCATTTTCCGGAGCCAAGGCCGTTAGAGCAGATGAAAGTAGAAACCTAGTTCAAAATCCAAGTTTTGAATCCGAAGTTCTTTACGAACATTGGACTTTTAGTGCAACACCCGTGGATGCAGCAGCTATTAAGGGGGGTGAAGCCGCAAAGACAGGGGATAATACCTTATGGTATTGGGATGATGTAGATTTCAGTTTTACTCTCTCACAAACTATAACTGGTATAGAAAATGGTAGATACTCTCTTTCTGCATATACACAAGGCGGCACGAATCAAGAGACATGTACACTCTTTGCCAAGGGATATGGTGGAGAAGAACTTACTGCACGCTCAAAAGAAAAGGGCTGGAAGGATTGGAATCACGTTGTTATAAATGACATCCTGGTTACCAATAACACAATTACAATCGGAGTTTATGGCAACGGTAAATCAGGGGAATGGGGAACTGTAGATGATTTTCAGCTCATTAAGGTTGGAGATTTGGCACAGTTTACTGTAAGACCTGTAACGGTATACACTAATATAGCTGAGATGCCGGTATTACCTCAAAAGGTAACAATAACAAGAAATGATGGCACATCAGAGGATGTAGCTGTAACTTGGAGGGATATAGACGAAGCAAGTTTGGCTGAAGCAGGAAGTTTTGAGCTTAATGGAACAATAGCTGGTACCGAGGTTAAAGCAAAGGCTAAGATAATTGTAATAGAACCTTTAAATATTCCGGCTATTGAAAATCTACCAGAGAATTTTATAAAAGGTATGGACATTTCCATGTTAAAACAGGTAGAAGACAATGGTGGTAAGTTCTATGAAAATGGAATTGAAAAGGATCCATTACTAATATTTAAGGAGCATGGAGTAAATTGGGTAAGATTGAGAATTTGGAACAACCCCGCAGGTAAAGGCGGCGGTGAAAATGATTTGGCTACCACCATTGAACTTTCTAAGAGAGCAAAAGCCTTAGGGTTTAAGCTGTTACTTGATTTTCACTATAGTGATTTTTGGACGGATCCTGGAAAGCAAAACAAACCGGAAGCATGGAAGAATCTTACCGGTGAAGATTTGGAGAATGCAGTTTATTCCTATACTAAGGATGTAATTACTGCACTAAAGAGTGAAAATTCACTGCCGGAGATGGTTCAGATAGGAAATGAAATAAACGGCGGTATGCTTTGGCCTGATGGTAAGAACTGGGGAGAAGACAGCGGAGGTTTTGACGGATTGGCCAAACTATTAAACAGCGGTATAAAAGGAGTAAAGGATTCGCTAAAGCAGGGAGAGAATGTTAAGATAATGCTTCACTTGGCAGATGGGGGAAAGAACCATACTTTTAGATGGTTCTTTGATGAAATCACTGAAAGAGGTGTAGAGTTTGACGTAATAGGACTTTCATTCTATCCTTACTGGCATGGAACACCGGAGGAACTTATATACAATGCTAATGATATCAGCAAGAGGTACAACAAAGAAGTTGTTATTGCAGAAACAGCATATGCATACACTTTGGAAGATGGAGATGAACATGGCAATATTTTTGGGCTAGATCAACAGGAAGAGGGAGGCTACCCTGCTTCACTTCAAGGGCAAGCTACAATGGTTAGAACCATGATGAATGCCATGGCCCAGGTGCCTGATGGTAAGGGTTTGGGAATTTTTTATTGGGAAGGAGCCTGGATTCCTGTTAATGGAGCCGGATGGCAGGCTGGAGAAGGCAACGCATGGGAAAATCAAGCTTTCTTCGACTTTGAAGGAAACACTTTACCTTCCTTAGATGTATTCAATGCTGTTAGCACTAATAAAAACATTGCCCCAATAATTATCCAAATGGAAAAGGTAAGCTTAACAACAGAAGCAGGAACTAATCCAGCTAGCTTGCTGCCTTCAGCAATTAAAACAGTCTATAGCGACGGGAATTCATATAAAAAAGAGGTAACATGGGAAGAAATAGAAGCTTCGAAATACTCTAAGGAAGGAAGGTTTACTGTAAGCGGTTACTTAGCAGATAGTGATATAAAGGTTACAGCTGAGATAGAAGTTATAGCAAAACAAGAGGTAAGCTATGTGCTAAATCCAGGCTTTGAGACTGACTTATCAAATTGGATTTTAGAAGGAACTGGGGCAGATATATCCTCTAATGACAGACATTCCGGAAGTAAAACTCTTCATTATTGGTCAGACGCAGCCTTTAGTTTTACTGTATCTCAGAATATAACCGGACTAGAAAACGGTATTTATAAGCTGTCAGCTTTTGCACAAGGCGGAGAAGGAGAGAATTCTGCATTTATTTTTGCAAAGAATTATGGTGGAGAGGAGTTAAGGGCTAAATATAAAACTAAGGGCTGGAATGAGTGGCAGACACCCGTTATAGAAAATATTAAGATAACAAATGGAACTATTACCATTGGAGCTTCGGTAGATGGAAATGCAGGAAATTGGGGAGCAATTGATGATTTCAAACTAGTAAAGGTAGGTGAACTTCCAAGAACAATAGTGGCTATTGATGCTGTAAATATAACAACCGACGAGGGTATTGCTCCGGTTTTGCCAGAAAAGGTCAAGGCTAAGTTTAGCGATAATACAACTGAAGAGGTCAGTGTTACCTGGAACAGTATAAATCAAGTTCTTTATATTAATGCAGGAAGCTTTACCATAAAGGGGATTGTTGATTTTTATGGAATAGAGGCAGAAGCACATATTGTGGTTATAGGCAAAGAAGCAGGAACTAATACAGATGAAGTATCTAATGTAGATGAAAAAACTTACACAGATGCAGAGGAACCAAAGCCTCAGGAACCTTCCCATACTGCTGAAAATAATAAGGGGGATAAACCTGTTAGCGATGAGACAGATAAACCTGCTGAAGGAACAGGCTATGTGACAGAAACTCCAAAGACTGAAGAGGCAAAGACAGAAACTGCTAAAGGACAACTTCCAAAGACAGGATTCTTGTTAGATCAAACTCTATTAATGATTATAGGATTTTCCATACTAACCTCTGGCTTAGCACTAACAGTGAGAAAAAGAAGATATTCTAACAAGTAA
- a CDS encoding AraC family transcriptional regulator, which yields MSYIMFTAATDFEAHLPFYLVGVGIKHQQEHVIRPYGYPYLQWIQCRKGCGQLLIGGKSFTVQERQGMLLFSNVPHEYYAVTASWEVAWVTIGGFAAEQSLYNGGISQSAVLSVLDPELFLLRAEKLHEMAKSYNSLNSLECSKIIYSLLMDILAYTATPKVESRLNQYSKLKPVFDYIESNYKDIITLENLSEVANLTPQYFCSLFKKTTGIRVFEYINSVRIKKSKEMLIKNKDMAVKDIALTCGYDDVSYFCSIFKKQEKLTPLEFRKLHGV from the coding sequence ATGAGTTATATAATGTTTACGGCAGCAACGGATTTTGAGGCCCATCTCCCATTTTATCTCGTAGGCGTAGGGATTAAACACCAGCAGGAACATGTAATACGTCCTTATGGATATCCTTACCTTCAGTGGATTCAATGCAGGAAGGGCTGCGGTCAGCTATTAATAGGAGGAAAGTCTTTCACTGTGCAAGAGAGACAAGGCATGCTTCTTTTTTCCAATGTTCCTCATGAGTACTATGCAGTTACAGCTTCTTGGGAAGTGGCTTGGGTTACAATCGGCGGTTTTGCTGCTGAGCAAAGCCTATATAATGGAGGAATATCCCAATCTGCAGTATTATCTGTATTAGATCCTGAATTATTTTTACTAAGAGCTGAGAAGTTACATGAAATGGCCAAATCCTATAATTCCTTGAATAGCCTAGAGTGTTCTAAAATTATTTATTCATTACTTATGGATATTTTAGCCTACACTGCTACTCCTAAAGTTGAGTCCAGGCTAAATCAATACTCTAAGCTAAAACCGGTTTTTGATTATATAGAGAGTAATTATAAGGATATAATTACCCTAGAAAACTTATCAGAAGTAGCTAACCTTACCCCTCAATACTTTTGTTCATTATTTAAGAAAACTACAGGAATCCGTGTCTTTGAATATATTAATAGTGTCAGGATTAAAAAGAGTAAGGAAATGTTAATAAAAAATAAGGATATGGCTGTTAAAGACATAGCATTAACATGTGGTTATGACGACGTCAGCTACTTTTGTTCTATATTTAAGAAACAAGAAAAACTGACTCCTTTGGAGTTTAGAAAACTTCATGGAGTATAA
- a CDS encoding beta-galactosidase has translation MKNYGPINNKFPHFYHGGDYNPDQWLKYPKIIDEDIRLMKLSNCNVMSVGIFAWSALEPEEGKFNFEWLDNVINKLYNNGIYTVLATPSGARPAWLSAKYPEVLRVTSSRVRNLHGERHNHCYTSTVYREKVAIINKQLADRYANHPGVLLWHISNEFGGECHCDLCQEAFRNWLKDKYGTLDKLNEAWWTSFWSHTYTDWSQIQSPAPHGDSTLHGLNLDWKRFVTHQTIDFMKHEIKVLKEVNADLPVTTNLMGTYDGLDYWKLAKEIDVVSWDNYPMWHSDVDYIELASFISMVHDLNRSLKGGKPFMLMESTPSTTNWQPISKLKKPGMHLLSSLQAVAHGSDTVQYFQWRKSRGASEKFHGAVVDHVGHENTRVFRDVTEVGRVLTKLDEVIGTTVPAETAIIFDWENRWAVNDGKGPRNCGIEYDETVKGQYKAFWKKGVPVDIINMDCDFSKYKLLIAPMLYMVRPGVAERIEEFVKAGGTLVVTYWSGIVDENDRCFLGGFPGPLRKVLGIWAEEIDCLYDGETNEIEVQKDNLLNIKGKFESIDLCELIHAETAEVLGVYQKDFYAGTPALTVNNFGAGKAYYIATRVKDDFNDAFYGVLIDTLMLNKAIKAELPAGVTAQQRVDEKNKFTFVMNFNDTQQKVSLGSEKYTDVLSGDQVQDEINLKPFGIAILKEQI, from the coding sequence ATGAAAAATTATGGTCCAATAAATAATAAATTTCCTCATTTCTATCATGGAGGAGACTACAACCCTGACCAATGGCTTAAATATCCCAAGATCATTGATGAAGATATTAGGCTGATGAAGCTTTCTAATTGCAATGTTATGAGTGTTGGTATATTTGCATGGAGTGCTCTTGAGCCAGAAGAAGGGAAGTTTAATTTTGAATGGCTTGATAACGTTATAAATAAGCTTTACAATAATGGAATTTATACAGTATTAGCAACTCCAAGCGGTGCTAGACCCGCATGGCTTTCAGCTAAATATCCTGAAGTTTTAAGAGTTACTTCCAGCAGAGTGAGGAATTTGCATGGAGAGAGACATAACCACTGCTACACCTCCACGGTATATAGAGAAAAGGTTGCAATAATCAATAAGCAGCTGGCTGATAGATATGCAAATCATCCTGGAGTATTGCTTTGGCATATTTCAAATGAATTTGGTGGAGAATGTCATTGCGACCTATGCCAAGAAGCCTTTCGTAATTGGCTTAAAGATAAATATGGAACCTTAGATAAATTAAATGAGGCATGGTGGACTAGCTTTTGGAGCCATACATATACAGATTGGTCCCAGATTCAATCTCCAGCTCCTCATGGAGATAGCACTCTCCATGGCTTGAACTTGGATTGGAAAAGATTTGTAACTCACCAAACTATAGATTTTATGAAGCATGAAATTAAAGTACTAAAGGAAGTAAATGCGGATCTTCCTGTAACAACAAATCTTATGGGAACTTATGATGGACTTGATTATTGGAAACTGGCAAAGGAAATAGATGTAGTGTCCTGGGACAATTATCCTATGTGGCATAGTGATGTTGATTATATAGAGTTAGCTTCCTTTATCTCTATGGTACATGATTTAAATAGGTCGCTTAAAGGTGGAAAGCCTTTCATGCTTATGGAAAGTACACCAAGTACTACAAACTGGCAGCCAATAAGCAAATTGAAAAAGCCTGGCATGCACTTGTTGTCTTCACTTCAGGCAGTGGCTCACGGTTCAGACACAGTTCAGTATTTCCAGTGGAGAAAAAGCAGAGGGGCCAGTGAGAAGTTTCATGGTGCTGTAGTGGATCATGTTGGACATGAAAATACAAGAGTATTTAGAGATGTTACTGAAGTGGGAAGAGTACTTACTAAACTGGATGAAGTAATAGGTACAACAGTCCCTGCTGAGACAGCAATTATATTTGATTGGGAAAATCGATGGGCAGTTAACGATGGAAAAGGACCAAGAAACTGCGGAATAGAATATGACGAAACAGTAAAGGGTCAATATAAGGCCTTTTGGAAAAAGGGAGTACCTGTTGATATTATAAATATGGACTGTGATTTTTCTAAATACAAATTGCTTATAGCACCCATGCTATATATGGTTAGACCTGGTGTTGCAGAAAGAATAGAGGAATTCGTTAAAGCCGGCGGAACCCTTGTGGTCACCTATTGGTCAGGTATAGTAGATGAAAATGACCGTTGCTTCCTAGGAGGCTTCCCGGGACCACTGAGAAAGGTGCTTGGAATTTGGGCAGAGGAAATAGATTGCCTGTATGATGGGGAGACCAATGAAATTGAGGTTCAGAAAGACAACTTACTTAACATAAAAGGCAAATTCGAATCTATAGATCTTTGCGAATTGATACATGCTGAGACTGCAGAAGTACTTGGAGTGTACCAGAAAGACTTTTATGCAGGAACACCGGCTCTTACTGTTAATAATTTTGGAGCAGGTAAGGCTTATTATATAGCTACAAGGGTAAAGGATGATTTTAATGATGCATTCTATGGAGTACTAATAGATACTCTTATGTTAAATAAAGCAATAAAGGCAGAGCTGCCTGCAGGGGTAACTGCTCAACAAAGAGTAGATGAAAAGAATAAATTTACCTTTGTAATGAATTTTAATGATACACAGCAGAAGGTTTCATTAGGTAGTGAAAAATATACCGATGTACTTTCCGGCGACCAAGTACAGGATGAAATCAACTTAAAGCCCTTTGGTATAGCTATACTTAAGGAGCAAATATAA
- a CDS encoding glycoside hydrolase family 53 protein: MDNKVTNFAKGADVSWLPQMEATGYKFYDDNGVEKDCLEILKEHGIDSIRLRAWVNPSDDPASGHCSTTEVVEMALRAKKMGFRIMIDFHYSDTWADPAKQVKPAAWANHSFEELVKDVYDYTFEVMTVLKDSDVDPEWVQAGNEIPFGMMWPEGSTDNFEQLSKLLNSGYEAVKAVCKDAKVIIHLDQGDDGARYINFFDKHHANGGKYDVIGMSYYPYWVNKDYTETIDNLCNNIDEMISRYGKEVMICEIGGEYTKPENTYDMLREVIARVKAIKDDKGLGVFYWEPQGAANWSHYNLSAWGNDGKPTIAIDAFFK, encoded by the coding sequence ATGGATAATAAGGTGACAAACTTTGCAAAGGGAGCTGATGTAAGCTGGCTCCCCCAAATGGAAGCAACGGGTTATAAATTTTATGATGATAACGGGGTGGAAAAGGATTGCCTTGAAATCCTAAAAGAACATGGAATAGATTCTATAAGACTAAGAGCATGGGTGAATCCGTCTGATGACCCGGCAAGCGGACACTGTAGTACTACTGAAGTAGTGGAAATGGCCCTACGAGCTAAAAAAATGGGCTTTAGGATAATGATAGATTTTCATTACAGCGACACCTGGGCAGACCCTGCAAAACAGGTAAAGCCTGCAGCCTGGGCAAATCATAGTTTTGAAGAGTTAGTAAAAGACGTCTATGATTATACATTTGAGGTTATGACAGTTTTAAAGGATAGTGATGTAGATCCTGAATGGGTACAAGCAGGTAATGAAATTCCCTTTGGAATGATGTGGCCGGAGGGCAGCACGGATAATTTTGAACAACTAAGCAAATTGTTAAACAGCGGCTATGAGGCTGTAAAGGCTGTCTGCAAGGATGCAAAGGTCATTATCCATCTTGATCAGGGCGACGACGGAGCCAGATATATTAACTTTTTTGACAAGCATCATGCAAATGGGGGAAAATATGATGTCATTGGTATGTCCTATTATCCTTACTGGGTTAATAAAGACTATACTGAAACAATAGATAACTTATGCAATAACATAGATGAAATGATATCAAGATACGGGAAAGAAGTCATGATATGTGAAATTGGCGGAGAGTATACAAAGCCTGAGAATACTTATGACATGCTGAGGGAAGTTATCGCAAGAGTAAAGGCAATTAAAGATGATAAAGGACTCGGTGTATTTTACTGGGAGCCTCAAGGTGCAGCCAATTGGAGCCATTATAATCTCAGCGCTTGGGGCAATGATGGAAAACCTACCATTGCAATAGATGCATTTTTTAAATAA
- the truA gene encoding tRNA pseudouridine(38-40) synthase TruA → MRNLKMTIQYDGSRYKGWQKQKEGEQTIQAKLENVLSRMTGEDIQVIGCGRTDAGVHADNYVANFHTNSTIPVEAMLDYLYEFLPEDIVVKTMKDTSERFHARYNVKSKTYVYSINNNKYRDVFNRKYVYHMNEKLNLDEMRKAAEVLIGTHDFKSFTSLKSDKKSTTRTINYINIKEEMGNIEIEVNGNGFLMNMVRIITGTLIEVGTGKLTPSDVVIILEEKKRSEAGPIAPAKGLCLKEVNY, encoded by the coding sequence ATGAGAAACTTAAAGATGACAATCCAATACGACGGAAGCAGATATAAGGGATGGCAGAAACAAAAAGAAGGAGAGCAAACAATTCAAGCCAAACTGGAGAATGTATTGTCAAGGATGACGGGTGAAGACATCCAGGTCATTGGCTGCGGAAGGACGGATGCAGGAGTTCATGCCGATAATTACGTGGCAAACTTCCATACCAATTCCACTATTCCTGTGGAGGCAATGCTGGACTACTTATATGAGTTCCTTCCGGAAGATATAGTGGTGAAGACTATGAAGGATACATCAGAGCGGTTTCATGCCAGGTATAATGTAAAGTCAAAAACCTATGTCTATAGCATTAACAACAATAAGTATAGAGACGTGTTCAACAGAAAATATGTTTACCACATGAATGAAAAATTAAATTTAGACGAGATGAGAAAAGCTGCTGAAGTGCTGATAGGCACACATGATTTTAAAAGTTTTACCAGTTTGAAATCAGATAAAAAATCCACCACAAGGACTATTAATTACATAAATATAAAGGAAGAAATGGGCAACATAGAAATAGAAGTCAACGGAAACGGCTTTCTGATGAATATGGTGAGAATCATAACCGGAACTCTCATAGAAGTAGGAACAGGGAAACTAACACCTTCAGATGTGGTAATAATATTGGAGGAAAAGAAGAGGTCAGAAGCAGGGCCCATAGCACCTGCCAAAGGACTTTGTCTAAAGGAAGTTAATTATTAG